In the genome of Plasmodium gaboni strain SY75 chromosome 2, whole genome shotgun sequence, the window atgcTGTGTTATTTTctgatatattttttttttctacatTTTATGGTATTCTTACGTTTCTCTTTAATTAACATATGTAGttacaaatattaatattattatttttatattatttaaaaatatttcgAAGTATATAAAACgtttatacatttattattaatgtattaaataatataactgtgacaaaaaaaaatatatatataataatatttattattataaggaaatttaaaaaaaaaagaaaaagtatatatacaatataatactatattgtatatttatttatagCGTTCTATTctatgaaaatatattcctgtataatatatatatatatatatattacaatttATCATAGAATAATActattattacattttatGAAACTATAActgttatatttatatttttttataattatattttattaattgttattataataaattatattgtTAAATATTAAACAGATAATACgaaattatttatataatgcAAAAACAAggaataataaatttttattttatatgtatttaataattatttaaaagtcaaaaacaaaaatcataatataaCTAAATATGAAGTTATTCctataatgataataatttggAGTACAAACAAGAACcaaaaaacaaaaatgaaaacACAAAACGAAAACAaaaaacaagaaaaaaaaaacaaaaaatacCACCAATAACAAATAAGAAATTTCCTTGAACACCAAAtttaatgaaatataaaaaagaaatatatgataaCACAGAAGGAGAAAATTCAAACATATCCCCTGGTCGCCTTGGATATTTAGGAATGCAAAGAAAACTTTATAATGATTTTCATGGAAAACAAGAACTATATTTTCGAAAACTTTCAGataaatcaaataataaaaatgataaacCTTCTCAATGTTAAAATAAGATGAATTCATAAAATCAattatattcttaaaataatatacttgataattatatagataatataaaaagagGTTGTGTTCAAGTGCAGGAATATGTTCCTTTTTTTCTGCATTTTGTAGGACATTATGATACTAGTATGGATTATACTGCTGCTCAAGGAGTAATTATATCCGTTTATATTGGAAATACCCTTACTCAATTGACTAAATCCCTTGTTTGTGTAaaagtatttttttttgtcactttaattcaaaatattaatataattagAGTTTCACTTTTATTCACCTACAACGTACATACTGCCTCTGCTATACTAGTGGAGCTGTTTTTTTCATATCGTATAGCAATTTCTGTGtttgttttaataattataacaGTGATAgcttttatatatatggttacgcaaaagaagaaaaaattcATGGAAAGGTGAATACAAGAAACATTTATGTACGTAACGTATTTTATACAATATGAAGAATTTTACTTATCACTgatatatgaattatattttatgataatttattatttttttttttttttttgcacgtgatataatattattagaataatattttcttaataaagaacaatatttatattcattaatTACATCGAAAATTAAAATTGTATAAGGcaaatattttacataatatatatctattaCTTGACTGATTAAAAGAACAATTACATAATTTTCAAGTAGATTTTGTAATTActataatttataattcattttgttgttttaaattttatgtcctaatatttattttaaaatctttattcatcttttatattaaaagatttaatttattcaaaaataaaaacaaaataataataataaagtaaataaatgaataaataaataatataaaatatataaataacataaatacaacatataaaataaattaattaataaaatataaataatatttcaaaataaGATCAAAAATATGTGTAGAAATCATTTCGACACTTTCTACTTAAAGATAAAAGGAGGgaaataatacaaaaaaaaaaaaaaaatacataaatatatatatatatatagttaaaaaaataataataattaaacaactagatatatatttcttaattttaaatatacaagAAAACGTctaatttatatatttagtATAATTTCAAATTGTTTTTTCcttgttttattatttgttgtaataataatttaattttaaaataacaTTTAGAAAACAActttcttctttttctcATAATTTgtattctttttttttcttcattttaCTATTCGATGTACTTATTATATaccatattttttttaattcttcatatgcttttcatattatgaatatataaaatattatatgccccttttttgttttttctgtagttatatattgagaataaataataacatcATAAGCTATTTATATCAATAAAAttcaatataatataatttatatatacaatgAGTGTATTTATCAAAacattatcatttataactaaaacaaaaagatttgcatattatattattaggTACATCATGgtatattaattaatataaaaatagacacatatatacatatatatatatatatatacaatcaaataaatattattatttttttgaaatttatttttcattaacatatttttatctccatatcattataatccattataatatttaaaaaggTAATTTTGcaaaaagaaattttttaatagcactaaaatattttctagCAGCCTTTGTACCTTTAACACACCATATGAAACCTCCAATAACAATCaaagataatataacaGGAAAACCAGCTATTAATATTGTACCATATCCAACCAATTCCGCAATATATCTTATCCTAGGTTTTCtcctttttttctttttttttataatttttccATCATTTGTATCATCGTCTGTTTCATTATTTGTTTCAACAATTGGTTCATCATTCGTTGGAATAgaattattcataataaaatcCCATTCATTTAGCAATTCCTTCTTACTTGTGGCATTTACATTAATCAAATCGGGTTTTAAATCAGTTATaagttttatatatacttcATTCATGTTTTTCCCAAAATATTCAGAATCCCTTCCGAACAATTCAACTTCAGGATGAATCCTCattgtaaatttttttaacttatcattatctatatttaattttaatatatcataatattcttcatcgtaatttttattatattcgGATAAGTTTCTCAGTTTTATTAAATTGAAAGAATCTTCTGTATGACTTTTTCCATAtctaattttataattaaaaacctaaaaagaaaaaaaaaaataattataaataaaatgaaataaaataaaaatataatgataagtaataattttaaaataaataatattatattatatattaataatatatatgtatatacatatatttattagaattataaaatgtttatttattattacattgttataaaatattaaagataTTAAAAGCGTGCTACTTAAAATCACTCTTATCcataataaacatatattcCAATTATGTTTAAAAAAGCAAGATTTTAAAGATCTCATATTTCCATTATCCAACCTTTTAAATGTACATTTGgagtaataaaaatttatacaattacttattatatttgaatCTACTgtttctttattatttttttattatttctgttattaattttgttattatttttgttattatttttcaagctttttgtttatatcattgcatattttctttttttttttcataatatattaaaatttataatatttttatagtaatttttaaaaaatatgcGGAAAAATCCTtaggaaaataaaataaaataataataatcttaaaaataatatatttatattaaaatgatatttatattaatatatatatatatatatatatatgtgctttttttttttttttttttttatttaaatatattaattttagTTTATATGTGAGcatagaaaaaattatataaattatatatattacacaaattatataaatattataaatatatttctcatattaattttttaatttttattttaattcaCTAAATAAGTTAAATTGTGTATGGAAATTACTTATCATATATCAGCGAATctaaaataataatatattcatattagTACTTCTTACATTATCTCTATTTTATagtattataatattaatatgttaaatattaataataacatattaacataatatattttttaagcaatattcaaaaagtttatatatatatatatatatatatgttataacattatatataaaattatgaacatacattatataattctatCTATAAATTACTCGGagtataaatatattaatatcaaATACAATCATtctaataaatatatttcgaattaatataattacaatccatattcttaatattattttgtaccatatatagataaatatattgttttcgcacttatttattaattacCTTTCTATAgcttttttatatttaataataaattggtactattatattatttacagAATGAccacatttttttttttttttcttatttaaatgaaacatttataaatatggggaaaaaattatatataaataaaaaagtacattcctttttaatttaagtatatatataatatttctaattaattttatataataaaaataattatattaatttataatatttttataaataataatatgtatatatatatatatatatatttatttatttatttatttatttatttattattttattacatatacaatatatataatataatttaaatttataatactGTACAcgaatttttttttttaataaataaataaatatttatttacttttataaatattaatatcattacCAGTAGACATAGatcaaaattttttctatttcatatatctacattataaaaagaaaattttttttctcatatatattctatataatatgaatatgcatttcatataaatgagaaatattaatacatataaaatattatataattaataaatatatatatatatatatatatttcatattacTATTGAATAGAAACGTGAATCGTcttaatataaatgataaaattcATGTGTAGTTAATAAAGAATATCTATATGCGAAATCATCTATATATGTTGTTAtgtatttaataaaaatatttacctatatagttatatatatatatgttgtgtatttttatattagTAAATTAATTCGCTATAAATTACAAAAAGttataaaacataaagTATATAATCCTAATTACTacttttaaataaataacgTCGTACAAATATTCATTGTCAAATTTTCTGTTATTTTAATCGATATTCTTTAATAATTTGAGTTATAACCAAAAAAATCattcaatattatatttatatatatatatataaatgattaATTAGTGGACGTAAAACAATTTATTATGgtttttaatatttaaataaattttttattataagtaaatctatatataaacatatatacaatttatttaatatatatacataattaaTAGTTAAATTTACTAATACACTACTATAAAAACAAGCTATCAGAATATATCATTctcatataatttattcatttttaagaaaaataatataataaataatttccTACTTTTGAGtaattattatacaaaACAAATCATAGTATAATTgaaaatacataaaaatatataataatagtaaaataaaaattttaattatattttttataatataaaaaaaaaaaaaaaattaaattaaattaaattaaattaaaatcttaaaatataataaataaatttattataatattcacttaattttattattttgttatataataaataaacatcatatattacaaaaatgaataattatcaatttatacacaaaaaaaaaaaaataaataaataaataaaataaagtataaaaattatatatattataaatttttttttttcatttttaaacAATATACAAGTAAACCTtcaatttaaaaatatttgaagTCATCCATAAAtttaagatatatatacaaaattatattaacatattatttttaaatcatcttgctttctttttttttttttctctttctcattaaattaataaaaacCTGAGATTCATgtattttttgatataatatccatatatatttatacataattaatataatataatataatataaaaaaaaaaaaaaaattaaattacaaaaaaattaaattacaaaaaaattaaattacaaaaaaattaattaaaaaaattaaatatatatatatatatacatattaaatatttcatattttggttaatattttttgcacaatttttttctttgtttACCTTTTATCGCTTACATAAATCcaaatatattcttataaattaaatcttacttttttttttggtttatctcttatttcttttacaagtatttttttccattCATCATGAATTAATTTCTCAGTTCTTCTCTCAACTTCTCTTTCAACATCTCTTTCGACTGCCCTTTCAATTGCTCCAATAAGTTCAGGGGTTAATATAAATGGTTCTTcataatgataattatattca includes:
- a CDS encoding exported protein (hyp9) produces the protein MRSLKSCFFKHNWNICLLWIRVILSSTLLISLIFYNNVFNYKIRYGKSHTEDSFNLIKLRNLSEYNKNYDEEYYDILKLNIDNDKLKKFTMRIHPEVELFGRDSEYFGKNMNEVYIKLITDLKPDLINVNATSKKELLNEWDFIMNNSIPTNDEPIVETNNETDDDTNDGKIIKKKKKRRKPRIRYIAELVGYGTILIAGFPVILSLIVIGGFIWCVKGTKAARKYFSAIKKFLFAKLPF